The genomic segment CCAAGACCCTTGGCATTAAAAAGAAATAGCTACCATACTTAACGAAGTTCTTACTTGGTTTACCACTTAAAAAGACGAGGTATTCAATCGAGGCTATAGTGCCAATTAACAATGATACCACTAAGGTCATTAGTAAGGCCATCATTAAGATGTAGAGGTTTAAGATCATCTCTTTCGGTTTTTTGACCTTAGTGTACTTTCAACCCAAAAAGATTTCTAACCCCACAAAAAAGCTAATAAAGGCTGCCATCGTAATGCCTTGTAGGATGTGGACATTGACATCAAAGCCCCGGCCAAAGCTCTGGTTACCAGCAGCTTGAAAATTGCCATCAGTCAGGTACATTAATAATAAGACTAGGGTCAAGACAAAGAAACCAATCAGAATGCTTTGTAAGATCCAAAAGTCAATTTTTCAGTTAGTACTACTTTGGCGTACCTGATAAACGCCCTTAACCAGCCCCGCTAAAAAGCAGAACATGGGTTTTTGAATCGCAAACAACCAAAACCAGGTATAGCCCCTAGTAAGCCAGTCCATCGTGTCGGCAATGGCGCCAAAGGTAAAGCCCCACACCGGTCCAAACATCCAACCAATTA from the Mycoplasmoides pneumoniae FH genome contains:
- a CDS encoding ECF transporter S component, producing MFPYYPLKVTRNLQLLVWAAVLMALSFIFNIFSINVTSVLKVSFTRIPFALIGWMFGPVWGFTFGAIADTMDWLTRGYTWFWLFAIQKPMFCFLAGLVKGVYQVRQSSTNWKIDFWILQSILIGFFVLTLVLLLMYLTDGNFQAAGNQSFGRGFDVNVHILQGITMAAFISFFVGLEIFLGWKYTKVKKPKEMILNLYILMMALLMTLVVSLLIGTIASIEYLVFLSGKPSKNFVKYGSYFFLMPRVLVQALLMPLYLALFKPLIRIAENNLRNYLRVYNLSWKR